The Streptosporangiales bacterium region ACCGCTTCGAACGCCGGCCAGCACGGTCGGTACCACGGTCGAGTTCGGACATGATCAGATCCTCCGGGAGAGGTCGGAGAACCCGTCGGATGTTGTCTGATAGACACGCCGATCTGCGTCACGAAGTCAGGCGCAAAACACTCATGCGTGGTCACCCGGGCGGTCAAGCCCGACGAGTGACACCACGAGCCGGACGTCACCCCCGGCTTTGTTCCTCATCCCTGCCGTGGGGGGATCGTGGGTGGTCTCGGGCCGCGGTCCTTCGCCGGTCGTGTGGCCCGCTCGAACCACCCCGGCCAGAGGCGACGTGCGACGTCGGCCTGGAGACGTCCGCCCATGTGCATCGACCTCCACACCCCGCGGTAACCCGGCAAGATGCCGGCCGCGATGACGATATGGCCGGCGATGAGCGGAGTCACGCCGTACGTCGACCACTTGTGTAGATGAACCAGGACGGCGAATACCGGACCGCCGGACAGCCAGGCCATCCCCACACCGCTGAGGATCAGGACGGACAGTCCGAACATCAACGCTATGTTGAGGATCCGCTGACCCGGATCGAAATGGCCTTCGTGCCGGGCGAACCGGCCGGTCAACACGGCCAGGGGCCAACGCGCGAGCCAGCGCCTGTCAGACCTGTCGACCCGCAGCGTTTCGGTGACGAACGTCCGTACCGCTCGTCTGCCGAGGAGCAGCCCCAGCAACGAGAACCCGGCGAGGATCCAGCCGACATTGGTATGGAGCGTGGTGTCGGGCGTAAGGAAGATCTGGGCGAGCGGGCTCGGTTGCCCCTCACGTCCGAGCGTCACCCACCACCCGGTGCCGAGGAGTATCAGGACGGCCAGGTAGGTACCGGCGTGGAACCACCGCGTCGGCCGGTTGTACCGCTGGATCCTGTCCTGTCCGACGGACACCTGTGCGTGTCCCGCCTTC contains the following coding sequences:
- a CDS encoding cytochrome b/b6 domain-containing protein, which encodes MSVKKAGHAQVSVGQDRIQRYNRPTRWFHAGTYLAVLILLGTGWWVTLGREGQPSPLAQIFLTPDTTLHTNVGWILAGFSLLGLLLGRRAVRTFVTETLRVDRSDRRWLARWPLAVLTGRFARHEGHFDPGQRILNIALMFGLSVLILSGVGMAWLSGGPVFAVLVHLHKWSTYGVTPLIAGHIVIAAGILPGYRGVWRSMHMGGRLQADVARRLWPGWFERATRPAKDRGPRPPTIPPRQG